The Plasmodium yoelii strain 17X genome assembly, chromosome: 1 genome contains a region encoding:
- a CDS encoding fam-b protein, which yields MKEFNILKKIVFFSICICCFDHTKNGLYDANADRVRYFQKKSINFKNNRLLECASSNEFISNIEYYNGENYFDDEEIEYYLTNNGSNKRNHQYNNVSHDLKGINGEMTILIDESMDSLACIPKQKYSIRSDELTLQKIPNNSVNKKKSKSALSKNKNHTSLKTSNNFLSIDDNHFEREYNRITSKVRYRKLEDDNIYTKILKRVFKYLGLNPYSIL from the exons ATGAAGGAAttcaatattttaaaaaaaattgtatttttttcgatttgTATATGTTGTTTTGATcatacaaaaaat GGTTTATATGATGCAAATGCAGATAGAGTTcgatattttcaaaaaaaatcaataaattttaaaaataacagATTATTAGAATGTGCAAGCAGTAATGAATTTATTTCAAATATTGAATATTATAATGGTGAAAACTATTTTGATGATGAAGAAATAGAATATTATCTAACAAATAATGGTTCAAATAAAAGGAATCAccaatataataatgtatcACATGATTTAAAAGGTATAAATGGGGAAATGACTATTTTAATTGATGAGAGTATGGATTCATTGGCATGTATAccaaaacaaaaatatagtaTAAGGAGTGATGAACTAACATTGCAAAAAATACCTAATAATAGcgtaaacaaaaaaaaatcaaaatctGCACTatcgaaaaataaaaatcataCATCATTGAAGACTAGTAATAATTTCTTGAGCATTGATGATAATCATTTTGAAAGGGAATATAATAGAATTACATCAAAGGTTCGTTATCGGAAACTAGaagatgataatatatatacaaaaatattaaaacgCGTATTTAAGTACTTAGGATTAAACCCATATTCtattttatga